One genomic segment of Terriglobales bacterium includes these proteins:
- a CDS encoding polysaccharide biosynthesis/export family protein: MLDSPHPMMFSQVSSSLRMFLCALALVASLTASAQQTAQPTKQDAAPPAAQDAGAVFAQKPAEQTPGSPAPAAYGAVRMGPGDLLDISVFGVPDLSQKARITSSGDVYLPLVGYVHLDGLTIPEAQTAIEQRLVEGRFVNEPHVTIFVAEYATGVSVMGEVQKPGIYPIFGSRRLFDLISAAGGLTERAGRVVTITHRDRPLEPQSVSFDPDPAKNSASNVEIVQGDTILVTRAGVIYVVGEVQQPSGYLMEASQNFTVLKALALAHGPGRYAKLDNSKVIRKKADGSYEEIPVALRKILDAKQKDVPLQADDILFVPASGGKRAAEQTLSSVLGIASGLAIRIP; the protein is encoded by the coding sequence GTGCTAGACTCTCCTCATCCCATGATGTTCTCGCAGGTCTCTTCCTCGCTGCGAATGTTCCTCTGTGCGCTTGCGCTGGTCGCATCGCTGACCGCCTCGGCGCAGCAAACCGCCCAACCTACGAAGCAAGACGCGGCCCCTCCGGCGGCGCAGGATGCGGGCGCTGTCTTCGCGCAGAAGCCCGCGGAGCAAACCCCGGGATCGCCGGCGCCCGCAGCCTATGGAGCGGTGCGGATGGGCCCGGGTGACCTGCTCGACATCAGCGTGTTCGGCGTTCCCGATCTCAGCCAGAAGGCCCGTATCACCAGTTCCGGCGACGTGTACCTGCCCCTGGTGGGCTACGTTCACCTGGACGGGCTGACCATCCCCGAGGCGCAGACGGCCATCGAGCAGCGCCTGGTCGAGGGGAGATTCGTCAACGAGCCCCACGTCACCATCTTCGTCGCCGAGTACGCCACCGGCGTCTCGGTGATGGGCGAAGTGCAGAAGCCCGGCATCTATCCCATCTTCGGATCGCGGCGCCTGTTCGACCTGATCTCCGCCGCCGGCGGGCTCACCGAGCGCGCCGGGCGGGTGGTGACCATCACCCACCGCGACCGCCCACTGGAACCGCAGAGCGTTAGCTTCGATCCCGATCCGGCGAAGAACAGTGCCAGCAACGTGGAGATCGTGCAGGGCGACACCATCCTGGTCACGCGCGCGGGCGTCATCTACGTGGTGGGCGAGGTACAGCAGCCCAGTGGCTACCTGATGGAGGCCTCGCAGAACTTCACTGTGCTGAAAGCGCTGGCGCTGGCCCACGGCCCCGGACGGTACGCCAAGCTGGACAACTCCAAGGTCATCCGCAAGAAAGCCGACGGCAGCTACGAAGAGATCCCGGTGGCGCTGCGCAAGATCCTCGACGCCAAACAAAAGGACGTCCCCTTACAGGCGGACGACATCCTGTTCGTCCCCGCCAGTGGCGGCAAGCGCGCCGCGGAGCAGACTTTGAGTTCCGTCCTGGGCATCGCCAGCGGGCTGGCCATCCGCATCCCCTAG
- a CDS encoding tyrosine-type recombinase/integrase gives MASPAHNSLTAEGHRRIVSREANTGDPLKGDFERMARRRFQDPTPVRRGKWWTIQVRQDVATAGKLKRSNKRVRLAPATLPKLEVKKIAAEYLRPLNQGLECIGSATNFNSYIEQTYKPVVMPLLAKTTRDRYDGVIRHYLVPAFGQLSLRDLTPLTVQRYFSGLVDSKLSPESKDKIRDVLSGILGSALQYGLLVKNPVANVRMPVDRRGKHRTKPHITPEQFNQLVQAVPEPYATMLYVAVWTGLRVSELIGLKWEDVHADSLTIDERCCRGDWAAPKSQASNATIGVEACVVERLNRLKTLTVEVRAGRARRRHKLVKSDGPTDLVFQSVRTGAAMRDNNILSRHIKPAARKLELDWVNWRCLRTSHATWMIEAGANPKDVQGQMRHSRISTTMDIYAQFVPESQRRALSKLAEMVHARTLQPTAAEPTISAPVRSQLVN, from the coding sequence ATGGCCTCGCCCGCGCACAATTCGTTGACGGCGGAGGGTCACCGTCGTATTGTTTCGCGCGAGGCAAACACCGGCGACCCGCTTAAAGGAGACTTTGAGCGGATGGCCCGAAGGCGTTTTCAAGACCCGACGCCGGTGCGGCGCGGGAAGTGGTGGACCATCCAGGTTCGGCAGGATGTGGCCACCGCAGGCAAGCTCAAGCGCAGCAACAAACGGGTTCGGCTGGCTCCGGCCACCTTACCCAAGCTGGAAGTAAAGAAAATCGCCGCTGAGTATCTCCGGCCGCTCAACCAGGGGCTGGAGTGCATCGGATCGGCGACTAACTTCAACAGCTACATCGAACAGACCTATAAACCCGTGGTCATGCCGCTTTTGGCCAAGACGACTCGAGACCGCTATGACGGCGTAATCAGGCATTACCTGGTCCCTGCCTTTGGCCAGCTGTCTCTAAGGGATCTGACGCCTCTCACTGTTCAGCGGTATTTTTCCGGGCTTGTCGACTCCAAACTCTCACCCGAATCCAAGGACAAGATCCGCGATGTCCTCTCCGGGATCCTGGGCTCAGCCCTACAGTACGGGCTGCTGGTCAAGAACCCGGTTGCGAACGTGCGCATGCCGGTCGATCGGCGGGGCAAGCATCGGACCAAACCCCATATCACCCCGGAACAGTTCAACCAGCTCGTGCAGGCCGTCCCAGAGCCCTACGCCACCATGCTCTACGTGGCGGTCTGGACCGGTTTACGGGTAAGCGAACTGATCGGGCTCAAATGGGAGGACGTGCATGCTGACTCGCTGACCATCGATGAGCGTTGCTGCCGCGGCGATTGGGCTGCGCCCAAGAGCCAGGCCAGCAATGCCACCATCGGCGTCGAAGCTTGCGTCGTCGAGCGCCTGAACCGCCTCAAGACGCTTACCGTTGAGGTCCGGGCGGGACGGGCTCGAAGACGACACAAGCTGGTCAAATCCGACGGGCCGACGGATCTGGTCTTTCAGTCGGTCAGAACCGGCGCAGCCATGCGCGACAACAACATCCTGTCGCGGCACATCAAGCCGGCCGCGCGCAAACTGGAGCTGGATTGGGTCAACTGGCGGTGTTTGCGCACTTCGCACGCCACCTGGATGATCGAGGCCGGCGCCAATCCCAAGGACGTGCAGGGACAGATGCGGCACTCCCGCATCTCGACCACCATGGACATCTACGCCCAGTTCGTGCCCGAATCGCAGCGGCGCGCCCTGAGCAAGCTGGCGGAGATGGTCCATGCCCGCACATTACAACCGACCGCGGCTGAGCCAACCATTTCAGCCCCAGTGCGGTCGCAGCTGGTGAACTAG